One window from the genome of Rhodococcus sp. ABRD24 encodes:
- a CDS encoding ribonuclease J: protein MTRPTRRRSASRHAGPPSPATEQAAAAPAPEAADKVANDPAPEQAAPKKAAARKSPAKRAQRSKAPVPVAADPTDRLGLPPKAPKNGLRVVALGGIGEIGRNMTVFEHQGKLLIVDCGVLFPEDQQPGVDLILPDFRYIEDRMEDVEAVVLTHGHEDHIGAIPFLLRLRPDIKIVGSKFTLALVAAKCREHRQRPSLVEVTEGERTTHGPFECEYFAVNHSIPDAIAVAIRTSAGVVLHTGDIKLDQLPLDGRLTDLAGFSRLGDEGVDLFLVDSTNAEVPGFVTPEREIGGVLDNVIGKATQRVIVASFASHVHRIQQVVDVAKRYNRRVAFVGRSMVRNMQIAQDLGYLSVPDGLVVDIDTAANLPDDKLVLVSTGSQGEPLSALSRMARGEHRQINIRANDLVVLASSLIPGNENSVFAVVNGLAKRGATVVTQQNAKVHVSGHASAGELLYLYNAVRPTNAMPVHGEWRHLRANAALAKATGVPEERIVLAEDGVVVDMVDGLAEIVGRVPVGYVYVDGNSVGDVGDSTLSDRLVLGEGGFISISLAVDSATGRAVSTPEVSGRGFSDDPAALKEAATLVESELVRLAGEGITDTHRIAQAVRRVVGRWVADKYRRRPMIVPTVIGVP from the coding sequence ATGACCCGTCCCACTCGCCGTCGTAGCGCCAGCCGTCACGCAGGTCCGCCGAGCCCGGCGACCGAACAGGCCGCAGCCGCGCCTGCGCCCGAAGCCGCCGACAAGGTGGCGAACGATCCGGCTCCCGAGCAGGCCGCTCCGAAGAAGGCCGCCGCCCGGAAGTCGCCTGCCAAGAGAGCCCAGCGGTCCAAGGCCCCGGTACCCGTGGCCGCCGACCCCACCGATCGTCTCGGACTGCCGCCGAAGGCCCCCAAGAACGGCCTGCGCGTCGTTGCGCTCGGCGGTATCGGCGAAATCGGTCGCAACATGACGGTTTTCGAGCACCAGGGCAAGCTGCTGATCGTCGACTGCGGTGTCCTGTTCCCCGAGGACCAGCAGCCCGGCGTCGACCTGATCCTGCCCGACTTCCGGTACATCGAGGACCGGATGGAGGATGTCGAAGCCGTCGTCCTCACACACGGTCACGAGGACCACATCGGCGCGATCCCGTTCCTACTGCGCCTGCGCCCCGACATCAAGATCGTCGGCTCCAAGTTCACGCTCGCGCTGGTGGCGGCCAAGTGTCGCGAGCACCGGCAGCGCCCCAGCCTCGTCGAGGTCACCGAGGGCGAGCGGACCACCCACGGCCCGTTCGAGTGCGAGTACTTTGCGGTCAACCATTCGATCCCCGATGCGATCGCCGTCGCGATCCGCACGTCGGCCGGTGTCGTGCTGCACACGGGCGACATCAAACTCGACCAGTTGCCGCTGGACGGCCGCCTCACCGACCTGGCCGGATTCTCTCGGTTGGGTGACGAGGGTGTCGACCTGTTCCTGGTCGACTCCACCAATGCCGAGGTGCCCGGCTTCGTCACGCCGGAACGCGAGATCGGCGGCGTACTGGACAACGTCATCGGCAAGGCCACTCAGCGTGTGATCGTCGCGTCGTTCGCCAGCCACGTGCACCGCATCCAGCAGGTCGTCGATGTCGCGAAGCGGTACAACCGCCGAGTCGCGTTCGTGGGTCGTTCGATGGTCCGCAACATGCAGATCGCGCAGGATCTCGGCTACCTGTCGGTTCCGGACGGTTTGGTCGTCGACATCGACACTGCCGCGAACCTGCCCGATGACAAGCTCGTGCTCGTCTCGACAGGTTCGCAGGGCGAGCCGCTGTCGGCGCTCTCACGCATGGCCCGTGGCGAGCACCGCCAGATCAACATCCGGGCCAACGACCTCGTCGTGCTCGCCTCGTCGCTGATTCCCGGCAACGAGAACTCGGTGTTCGCGGTCGTCAACGGTCTGGCGAAGCGCGGCGCCACCGTGGTTACACAGCAGAACGCCAAGGTGCACGTCTCCGGGCACGCCTCGGCGGGCGAGTTGCTGTACCTGTACAACGCGGTGCGCCCGACCAATGCGATGCCCGTGCACGGCGAATGGCGTCACCTGCGCGCCAACGCCGCGCTGGCCAAGGCAACCGGTGTCCCGGAGGAGCGCATCGTGCTCGCCGAGGACGGCGTGGTCGTCGATATGGTCGACGGGCTCGCGGAGATCGTCGGACGCGTCCCGGTCGGGTACGTGTACGTCGACGGCAACTCGGTCGGCGACGTCGGTGACTCGACTCTGTCGGATCGACTGGTCCTCGGCGAGGGCGGCTTCATCTCGATCTCGCTGGCCGTGGACTCCGCGACGGGTCGTGCCGTGAGCACTCCCGAGGTGTCCGGGCGCGGCTTCTCCGACGACCCGGCGGCACTCAAGGAGGCTGCGACGCTGGTCGAGTCGGAGCTCGTGCGACTGGCCGGTGAGGGCATCACCGATACCCATCGGATCGCGCAGGCGGTTCGTCGCGTCGTCGGACGCTGGGTGGCGGACAAGTACCGTCGCCGGCCGATGATCGTGCCCACCGTCATCGGCGTGCCGTAG
- a CDS encoding pyridoxamine 5'-phosphate oxidase family protein yields the protein MSSTTMSESEREQFLAGIHIGVIAAERPGRAPLAVPVWYHYSPGGDVVVWTEKGTVKERLIRASGRLSLCAQVESAPYRYVSVEGQATFQDSVTPEEVRPLVRRYLPEAEAEAFVDQSFNDKAVLIRMRPERWFTVDYGKLES from the coding sequence ATGTCCAGCACCACCATGTCCGAGAGTGAACGCGAGCAGTTCCTCGCAGGCATCCACATCGGGGTGATCGCGGCCGAACGCCCCGGCAGGGCGCCTCTCGCGGTCCCCGTCTGGTACCACTACTCCCCCGGCGGAGACGTCGTCGTCTGGACCGAGAAGGGCACGGTCAAGGAGCGGCTGATCCGCGCCAGCGGGCGGTTGAGCCTGTGCGCGCAGGTCGAGTCGGCGCCGTACCGGTATGTCAGCGTCGAGGGTCAGGCAACATTCCAGGATTCCGTGACACCCGAGGAAGTGCGTCCCCTCGTGCGCCGCTATCTGCCCGAGGCTGAGGCCGAGGCGTTCGTGGACCAGTCCTTCAACGACAAGGCCGTACTGATCCGTATGCGTCCCGAGCGCTGGTTCACCGTCGACTACGGCAAGCTCGAGTCCTGA
- a CDS encoding TerC family protein produces MHVSPLVWIITCVVILGLFVFDFFAHVRTPHAPSFRESAFWSAVYIGIAVIFGLIVMAQWGTTFGGEYFAGYVTEKALSVDNLFVFVIIMSTFAVPREYQQKVLLIGIVMALVMRGIFIAVGAAAINTYSWVFYLFGAFLIYTAFKLIKDAGHEAAAEQERESKVITLAKRFLPTTEEYDGDKLVTRIDGKRVVTPLMLALVVIGFTDVLFALDSIPAIYGLTQEPYLVFTANAFALMGLRQLYFLIGGLLERLVYLSYGLSLILAFIGVKLVLHALHENTLPFINDGNQVSVPEISTVMSLSVILGVLVVTAVASLIKTRNKTDDTAARS; encoded by the coding sequence ATGCACGTCTCCCCGCTCGTCTGGATTATCACCTGCGTGGTGATTCTCGGACTCTTCGTCTTCGACTTCTTCGCCCACGTGCGTACCCCGCACGCGCCGAGTTTCCGCGAGTCGGCCTTCTGGTCCGCGGTCTACATCGGTATCGCGGTGATCTTCGGCCTCATCGTCATGGCGCAATGGGGCACGACGTTCGGCGGCGAGTACTTTGCCGGCTACGTCACGGAGAAGGCGTTGTCAGTGGACAACCTCTTCGTATTCGTGATCATCATGTCGACGTTCGCGGTGCCACGTGAGTACCAGCAGAAGGTACTGCTCATCGGCATCGTGATGGCGCTGGTCATGCGCGGCATCTTCATTGCGGTCGGTGCTGCGGCGATCAACACCTACAGCTGGGTCTTCTATCTGTTCGGTGCGTTCCTGATCTACACCGCGTTCAAGCTGATCAAGGACGCCGGCCACGAGGCCGCGGCCGAGCAGGAACGCGAGAGCAAGGTCATCACCCTTGCCAAGCGGTTCCTGCCGACCACCGAGGAGTACGACGGCGACAAGCTGGTCACCCGGATCGACGGCAAGCGGGTCGTGACGCCGCTCATGCTCGCCCTGGTCGTCATCGGCTTCACCGACGTGCTGTTCGCGCTCGACTCGATTCCCGCGATCTACGGCCTCACCCAGGAGCCGTACTTGGTGTTCACCGCGAACGCCTTCGCGCTGATGGGTCTGCGCCAGCTGTACTTCCTCATCGGCGGACTGCTCGAGCGTCTCGTATACCTGTCTTACGGGCTGTCGCTGATTCTGGCGTTCATCGGTGTGAAGCTTGTCCTGCATGCACTGCACGAGAACACCCTGCCGTTCATCAATGACGGTAACCAGGTCTCGGTGCCCGAGATCTCCACGGTGATGTCGCTGAGTGTCATCCTCGGCGTCCTGGTGGTGACGGCTGTCGCCAGCCTCATCAAGACCCGCAACAAGACCGACGACACCGCCGCACGCAGCTAG
- a CDS encoding TIGR03085 family metal-binding protein, with product MPYARDERHCLVQTMREVGPSAPTLCGDWTARDLAAHLVLRERRLDAAPGIVVGALSGYTDRVQRGIARWEWDVLLEKVDSGPPLWSPFRLVDEQANLGEMFVHHEDVRRAQDDWQVRALPAGLPNRLWALAARIGKLGYRRSPVGVVLECPDGRRATVRSAGAATVTLRGEPSELLLHAFGRDQVRVEFDGAPADVEVVATLDRSF from the coding sequence GTGCCCTACGCCCGTGACGAACGCCACTGCCTGGTCCAGACGATGCGCGAGGTGGGCCCCAGCGCCCCCACACTGTGCGGTGATTGGACCGCCCGTGATCTCGCCGCGCACTTGGTGCTGCGCGAGCGCCGCCTCGATGCCGCGCCCGGAATCGTGGTCGGGGCGCTGTCGGGCTACACCGATCGTGTGCAGCGGGGCATCGCGCGGTGGGAGTGGGACGTGCTGCTGGAGAAGGTCGACTCGGGACCGCCGCTGTGGTCTCCGTTCCGGCTCGTGGACGAGCAGGCCAACCTCGGCGAGATGTTCGTGCACCACGAAGACGTGCGCCGAGCGCAGGACGATTGGCAGGTCCGCGCGCTGCCGGCCGGATTGCCGAACCGGCTGTGGGCATTGGCTGCCCGGATCGGAAAGCTCGGGTACCGCCGCTCCCCGGTCGGTGTCGTGCTCGAATGTCCGGACGGTCGTCGGGCCACCGTGCGATCGGCAGGTGCGGCCACGGTGACGCTCCGCGGCGAGCCGTCGGAACTGTTGCTCCACGCCTTCGGGCGGGACCAGGTGCGAGTGGAGTTCGATGGCGCCCCCGCCGATGTCGAGGTCGTCGCGACCCTCGACCGCAGTTTCTGA
- a CDS encoding YciI family protein: MPLFAVQYTYAPEKSAQRDDHRTDHRAWLADLVRRGIVHSSGPFADGSGALMMVEGTDSAEVRALFDQDPFARAHLVERAEIREWIPVFGVFAD, translated from the coding sequence ATGCCACTCTTTGCCGTTCAGTACACCTATGCTCCCGAGAAGTCCGCGCAGCGCGACGACCATCGGACCGACCACCGAGCCTGGCTCGCGGATCTGGTCCGCCGCGGCATCGTCCACTCCTCCGGCCCGTTCGCCGACGGCAGCGGCGCCCTGATGATGGTCGAAGGCACGGATTCCGCCGAGGTCCGCGCCCTCTTCGACCAGGATCCATTCGCGAGGGCCCACCTGGTCGAGCGGGCCGAGATCCGCGAATGGATCCCGGTGTTCGGAGTGTTCGCCGACTAG
- a CDS encoding amino-acid N-acetyltransferase → MLVRRARTSDVPEIKRLIDIYAGRILLEKNLVTLYEAVQEFWVVEEAGTVVGCGAMHVLWSDLGEVRTVAVDPRVKGRGAGHLVVAKLVEVARELELERLFVLTFEVSFFAKHGFAEIEGTPVTAEVYSEMCRSYDTGVAEFLDLSYVKPNTLGNTRMLLTL, encoded by the coding sequence ATGCTGGTGCGCCGCGCCCGCACCTCCGACGTACCAGAGATCAAGCGCCTCATCGACATCTATGCGGGCCGGATCCTGCTGGAGAAGAACCTGGTCACGCTGTACGAAGCGGTTCAAGAGTTCTGGGTCGTCGAGGAGGCCGGCACCGTCGTCGGGTGCGGCGCGATGCACGTGCTGTGGTCCGATCTGGGCGAGGTCCGCACCGTCGCCGTCGATCCTCGGGTGAAGGGCCGGGGTGCCGGACATCTCGTGGTCGCGAAGCTGGTGGAGGTGGCGCGCGAACTCGAACTCGAGCGGCTGTTCGTCCTCACATTCGAGGTGAGCTTCTTCGCCAAGCACGGTTTCGCCGAGATCGAGGGAACACCGGTGACCGCCGAGGTCTACTCCGAGATGTGCCGGTCGTACGACACCGGCGTCGCCGAGTTCCTCGACCTGAGTTACGTCAAGCCGAATACGCTGGGCAATACCCGCATGTTGCTGACTCTCTGA
- the pgsA gene encoding CDP-diacylglycerol--glycerol-3-phosphate 3-phosphatidyltransferase, whose product MPSPHTPVPVVNIANILTVLRIALVPVFLVALFVGDGHSTLWRIIATAIFVIAAVTDRIDGQLARKHGLVTDFGKLADPIADKALIGAALIGLSVLGDLSWWVTGIIAARELGITLLRFAVLRHGVIPAGRGGKLKTLVQTVAIGLYLFPLPGAFAPLSATLMGLAVALTVITGLDYVVQAVRLRAGARRPGRT is encoded by the coding sequence GTGCCCTCACCTCACACCCCCGTTCCCGTGGTCAATATCGCCAATATCCTTACCGTGCTGCGTATTGCGCTCGTGCCGGTGTTCCTGGTTGCGCTGTTCGTCGGCGATGGGCATTCGACGTTGTGGCGGATCATTGCGACCGCCATCTTCGTGATCGCGGCCGTAACCGATCGCATCGACGGCCAGCTGGCCCGCAAGCACGGCCTGGTCACGGACTTCGGCAAGCTCGCCGACCCGATCGCCGACAAGGCGCTGATCGGTGCAGCGCTGATCGGACTGTCTGTGCTCGGCGATTTGTCGTGGTGGGTGACCGGCATCATTGCCGCGCGCGAGCTCGGCATCACTTTGCTGCGATTCGCGGTCCTGCGTCACGGCGTGATCCCGGCTGGCCGCGGCGGCAAACTGAAGACCCTGGTGCAGACGGTCGCCATCGGCCTCTACCTGTTTCCGCTGCCCGGTGCCTTCGCGCCCCTGAGCGCCACGCTGATGGGCCTCGCGGTGGCGTTGACCGTCATCACCGGACTCGACTACGTCGTCCAGGCGGTCCGGCTACGTGCCGGTGCCCGGCGCCCCGGCCGCACATGA
- a CDS encoding nicotinamide-nucleotide amidohydrolase family protein, with translation MTDPLVDEVPANELVAVLARRGQTMATAESLTAGLLAATVAGVPGASAVLRGGLIVYATDLKCSLAGVDANVLAHDGPVARRTAAELAEGAARRCGADWGIGVTGVAGPDPQDGHAPGTVFVGVSGPDGTEVAALRLGGDRWEIRFGTVCAAVSNLLERLSR, from the coding sequence ATGACCGACCCACTCGTCGACGAGGTTCCGGCGAACGAGCTGGTGGCGGTGCTGGCACGTCGAGGGCAGACAATGGCGACCGCAGAATCACTCACCGCTGGACTACTTGCCGCGACCGTTGCCGGTGTGCCCGGTGCGAGCGCCGTTCTGCGCGGCGGGCTGATTGTCTACGCGACCGACCTCAAGTGCAGTCTCGCCGGCGTCGACGCGAACGTCCTGGCGCACGACGGGCCGGTTGCCCGCCGGACCGCCGCGGAGCTTGCGGAGGGCGCTGCGCGCCGCTGCGGCGCCGACTGGGGCATCGGAGTGACCGGTGTGGCCGGACCGGACCCGCAAGACGGCCATGCGCCAGGCACGGTGTTCGTCGGGGTCTCTGGGCCGGACGGCACCGAGGTGGCGGCGTTGCGACTTGGTGGTGACCGGTGGGAAATCCGGTTCGGCACCGTTTGTGCGGCGGTGTCGAATCTGCTCGAACGATTGTCACGATAG
- a CDS encoding helix-turn-helix transcriptional regulator has protein sequence MALLLREAIGDSLRRTRVSQSRTLREVSNSARVSLGYLSEIERGRKEASSELLAAICDALEVPLSEVLVDVSEILAVAPREKVAADRASVTGRIAQDTRVVIPAPTARTLAAA, from the coding sequence ATGGCGCTGCTATTGCGTGAGGCAATCGGTGACAGTCTTCGGCGCACCCGCGTTTCGCAGAGCCGGACCCTGCGCGAGGTGTCCAACAGCGCGCGGGTCAGTCTCGGCTACCTGTCCGAGATCGAGCGGGGCCGCAAGGAGGCGTCGAGCGAGCTGCTGGCCGCGATCTGTGACGCGCTCGAGGTTCCGCTATCCGAGGTCCTCGTCGATGTCAGTGAGATCCTGGCGGTTGCACCGCGCGAGAAGGTCGCCGCCGATCGTGCATCGGTGACCGGCCGCATCGCACAGGACACCCGGGTCGTGATTCCCGCACCGACAGCGAGGACGCTGGCGGCGGCATAG
- a CDS encoding DNA translocase FtsK: MAGKTSARGSSSTASTSRSRARSSASSAPVTRTSSRGEGASSAARKSTSTRKQASPRGGTGTRRPAPRTKAAPSRGAGVLGSVGRGIGAGWSMVAKGVGATTRTMGKATEIEHGHRRDGIALGLIAVSVVIAGGMWFSAGGPVGEWIEIGVRAIVGAVAAILPILGIAIAVILMRTEPKPEIRPRLILGSLLIGLPAVGLWHIASGSPRTADGRSSGAGFVGYAVGGPLTDGVTVWLSAPLLLMAMVFGVLLITGTTVREVPGRLRTYFGTGGHDDEYGEYDQTDDPDFRDESDGADDYDPSRFDPDGYPEERPARRTPRRRSTPELNYPTDEFSPDDAETEVIGLWNPAVADTPSPEPAPLAPEPEPEAAPKPKPKPKPRARTVPAPQPEPEPEYEALVPDRVAEGDYVLPPTSLLIDGDPPKRGSKANEAMIEAITEVLEQFKIDAAVTGYTRGPTVTRYEVELGPGVKVEKITALARNIAYAVATDNVRLLAPIPGKSAVGIEVPNSDRELVRLADVLTAPATRKDRHPLVIGLGKDIEGDFVSANLAKMPHLLVAGSTGSGKSSFVNSMLVSLLTRATPDEVRMILIDPKMVELTPYEGIPHLITPIITQPKKAAAALAWLVEEMEQRYQDMQASKVRHIDDFNSKVKSGDITTPLGSERVYRPYPYILAIVDELADLMMTAPRDVEEAIVRITQKARAAGIHLVLATQRPSVDVVTGLIKTNVPSRLAFATSSLTDSRVILDQPGAEKLIGMGDGLFLPMGAGKPIRMQGAFITDDEIAAIVSYARNQAEPEYTEGVTVAKAGEKKDVDPDIGDDMDVLLQAVELVVSSQFGSTSMLQRKLRVGFAKAGRLMDLMETRGVVGPSEGSKAREVLIKPDELEGLLWSIRGGDPEGADVEAD; encoded by the coding sequence ATGGCAGGGAAGACAAGCGCCCGCGGATCGAGTTCGACGGCATCCACCTCGCGGTCCCGCGCGCGCTCGTCGGCCTCGTCCGCGCCGGTGACCCGCACGTCGAGCCGGGGCGAGGGCGCGTCCTCGGCGGCACGGAAGTCCACGTCGACGCGTAAGCAGGCGTCACCCCGCGGTGGAACCGGCACGCGCCGCCCGGCACCCAGGACCAAGGCCGCGCCGTCGCGTGGAGCGGGAGTCCTCGGCTCGGTCGGGCGCGGTATCGGAGCCGGGTGGTCGATGGTGGCCAAGGGCGTCGGGGCCACCACGCGCACGATGGGCAAGGCCACCGAGATCGAGCACGGCCACCGCCGGGACGGGATCGCTCTCGGACTGATCGCGGTCAGCGTCGTCATCGCGGGCGGTATGTGGTTCTCGGCCGGTGGACCGGTGGGGGAGTGGATCGAGATCGGTGTCCGCGCCATAGTCGGTGCGGTGGCAGCGATCCTGCCTATCCTCGGCATCGCGATCGCCGTGATCCTCATGCGGACCGAACCGAAGCCGGAGATCCGCCCGCGGTTGATCCTCGGATCCCTGTTGATCGGGCTCCCAGCCGTCGGCCTGTGGCACATCGCGTCAGGATCTCCGCGGACGGCGGACGGACGTTCCAGCGGTGCAGGTTTCGTCGGCTACGCCGTCGGTGGACCGCTCACCGACGGCGTGACGGTCTGGCTGTCGGCGCCGCTGCTGCTGATGGCGATGGTCTTCGGGGTGTTGCTGATCACCGGCACCACGGTGCGTGAGGTGCCGGGTCGGCTGCGGACGTACTTCGGGACCGGAGGCCACGATGACGAGTACGGCGAGTACGACCAGACCGACGACCCCGATTTCCGGGACGAGAGTGACGGCGCAGACGACTACGACCCGTCCCGGTTCGATCCGGACGGCTACCCAGAGGAGCGCCCGGCCCGGCGTACCCCGCGGCGCCGCAGCACTCCCGAGCTGAACTACCCGACGGATGAGTTCTCCCCGGACGATGCCGAGACCGAGGTGATCGGTCTGTGGAATCCGGCGGTCGCCGACACTCCGAGCCCCGAACCGGCCCCACTGGCACCAGAGCCGGAGCCGGAGGCAGCGCCGAAACCGAAGCCGAAGCCGAAGCCGAGGGCCCGCACCGTTCCAGCGCCGCAGCCGGAACCCGAACCGGAGTACGAGGCCCTCGTACCCGACCGGGTGGCCGAGGGTGACTACGTGCTGCCGCCGACCTCGCTGCTGATCGACGGTGATCCCCCGAAGAGGGGCAGCAAGGCCAACGAGGCGATGATCGAAGCCATCACCGAGGTGCTCGAGCAGTTCAAGATCGACGCCGCGGTCACCGGATACACCCGCGGCCCGACGGTCACCCGCTATGAGGTGGAGCTGGGTCCGGGCGTCAAGGTCGAGAAGATCACTGCGCTGGCCCGCAACATCGCGTACGCGGTGGCGACGGACAACGTCCGGCTGCTTGCCCCGATTCCCGGCAAATCCGCCGTCGGCATCGAGGTACCGAATTCGGACCGCGAGTTGGTGCGCCTGGCGGACGTGCTTACCGCGCCGGCTACGCGCAAGGATCGCCACCCGCTCGTGATCGGTCTCGGCAAGGACATCGAGGGCGATTTCGTCAGTGCGAACCTGGCGAAGATGCCACACCTTCTCGTGGCCGGTTCGACTGGATCCGGAAAGTCCAGTTTCGTCAACTCGATGCTGGTGTCGCTCCTCACCCGGGCGACGCCCGACGAGGTCCGGATGATTCTGATCGACCCGAAGATGGTGGAGCTCACCCCGTACGAGGGCATTCCGCACCTGATCACGCCGATCATCACCCAGCCGAAGAAGGCTGCGGCGGCGTTGGCATGGCTGGTGGAGGAGATGGAGCAGCGATACCAGGACATGCAGGCCAGCAAGGTCCGGCATATCGACGACTTCAACAGCAAGGTCAAGTCCGGCGACATCACGACACCTCTCGGCAGCGAGCGGGTGTACCGCCCGTACCCGTACATCCTCGCGATCGTCGACGAACTCGCGGATCTGATGATGACCGCGCCGCGGGACGTCGAGGAGGCTATCGTCCGGATCACGCAGAAGGCGCGCGCCGCGGGAATCCACCTGGTGCTGGCGACCCAGCGTCCGTCCGTGGACGTGGTGACGGGTCTGATCAAGACCAACGTGCCGTCGCGTCTGGCGTTCGCCACTTCGTCGCTCACGGACTCGCGCGTCATCCTGGACCAGCCGGGCGCCGAGAAGCTGATCGGTATGGGTGACGGCTTGTTCCTTCCGATGGGTGCGGGCAAGCCGATTCGGATGCAGGGCGCGTTCATCACGGATGACGAAATTGCCGCGATCGTGTCCTATGCCCGGAACCAGGCCGAGCCGGAGTACACGGAGGGCGTCACCGTTGCCAAGGCAGGCGAGAAGAAGGATGTCGACCCCGATATCGGTGACGATATGGACGTGCTGCTGCAGGCCGTCGAACTGGTGGTGTCGAGCCAGTTCGGTTCGACCTCGATGCTGCAGCGCAAGCTCCGGGTGGGCTTCGCCAAGGCGGGTCGGTTGATGGACCTGATGGAGACACGCGGAGTCGTCGGGCCCAGCGAGGGTTCCAAGGCACGCGAGGTGCTGATCAAGCCCGACGAACTGGAGGGTCTGTTGTGGTCGATCCGTGGGGGAGATCCTGAGGGCGCCGACGTGGAAGCAGACTGA